In Flavobacterium sp. CBA20B-1, one DNA window encodes the following:
- a CDS encoding DUF5715 family protein, with protein MYRIKFVLFLLLCSFIATAQTKPSKEYLTHLNAAKSHNVGLVKDKTHLNKLVKQGKLVAIKQRGYGYRIDKLTHSHAYLVPKGRTVLNALARDFVKAAGQNFFVVTSLTRTEADQKRLRRVNSNASSNDSSHSFGGAIDISYVRFNHHLGSNSKLEKHLETVLKKYQSQGKIYFVKERQSRCFHIIFR; from the coding sequence ATGTATCGTATAAAATTTGTCCTGTTTTTATTGCTGTGTTCTTTTATTGCAACAGCACAAACCAAACCTTCAAAAGAATATCTTACGCATTTGAATGCTGCAAAAAGTCACAACGTGGGCTTGGTTAAAGATAAAACACACTTAAACAAATTGGTGAAGCAAGGCAAATTGGTAGCGATAAAACAGCGTGGTTACGGCTATCGTATTGATAAATTAACCCACAGTCATGCTTATTTGGTGCCTAAAGGAAGAACAGTTTTAAACGCATTGGCGCGCGATTTTGTGAAAGCTGCCGGACAAAACTTTTTTGTGGTGACTTCTTTAACGCGTACCGAAGCCGATCAAAAAAGATTGCGACGTGTAAATTCCAATGCATCTTCAAACGATAGCTCACATTCTTTTGGTGGGGCAATTGATATTTCGTATGTGCGGTTCAATCATCATTTAGGAAGCAATTCTAAATTAGAAAAACATTTAGAAACGGTATTAAAAAAATACCAGTCACAGGGAAAAATATATTTTGTGAAAGAACGCCAATCTCGTTGTTTTCATATCATTTTTAGATAA
- a CDS encoding DoxX family membrane protein — translation MKIFKNIVFALFGLMFANAGLDKFVHYMPIPEMDSAMQEIAKAMVALKWLLPLVGAVELLGGVLVLIPKTRLLGALMIFPVLIGILCHNATFAPEGLAIAGILFFINIWIFIDQGNKLKPLLG, via the coding sequence ATGAAAATTTTCAAGAATATAGTTTTTGCTTTGTTTGGATTGATGTTTGCCAACGCGGGTCTGGATAAATTTGTTCATTATATGCCAATACCTGAGATGGACAGCGCCATGCAAGAGATAGCAAAAGCAATGGTTGCATTAAAATGGCTATTGCCGTTGGTGGGAGCTGTTGAGCTATTAGGTGGTGTGTTGGTGTTGATACCAAAAACCAGATTGTTAGGCGCTTTAATGATTTTTCCGGTCTTGATTGGTATTCTTTGTCATAACGCAACATTTGCGCCCGAAGGTTTGGCAATTGCAGGCATTTTATTTTTTATTAATATTTGGATATTTATTGACCAAGGAAATAAATTGAAACCTTTGTTGGGTTAG
- a CDS encoding VOC family protein, whose product MERKKFNPVAWFEIYIEDMERAVKFYETVLNVKLEDMDTPEGVSMQMKCFPGSEDGLGASGALVKMDGMKCGGNSTLVYFGCEDCAVEQSRVVAAGGAIHQPKFSIGSYGFCAIIADTEGNAIGLYSMK is encoded by the coding sequence ATGGAACGTAAAAAATTCAACCCAGTTGCTTGGTTCGAAATCTATATAGAAGATATGGAACGGGCAGTGAAATTTTACGAAACGGTTTTAAACGTAAAGTTAGAAGATATGGATACTCCTGAAGGTGTTTCCATGCAGATGAAGTGTTTTCCTGGTTCCGAAGATGGTTTAGGAGCATCTGGAGCGCTTGTAAAAATGGATGGAATGAAATGCGGGGGAAACAGTACGCTGGTTTATTTTGGCTGTGAAGATTGTGCAGTAGAACAAAGCAGAGTAGTTGCCGCTGGTGGTGCTATTCATCAACCTAAATTTTCAATTGGTTCCTATGGTTTCTGTGCTATTATAGCAGATACAGAAGGCAATGCAATTGGTTTGTATTCAATGAAATAA